The following are encoded in a window of Arthrobacter sp. OAP107 genomic DNA:
- a CDS encoding alpha-1,4-glucan--maltose-1-phosphate maltosyltransferase, translated as MTTNTRTSAPAKQTPKVSITEGLRFGRFPITDVQPVVEGGKFPAKALPGEGIVVSARSFREGHDQLGVSAVLLDPKGNERQRTRLQPPSGDRGKGTDLWEGLLTPDSTGNWSFVIEAWHDRYGTWHHNAEVKVDAGIDVELMLAEGAALLSQAAEEPARNEADRQTLRSAATILSDGSLSSEDRLAAGFSRDVAAVVDREPIRELVTVSEPFPLLVERDRAGRGSWYEFFPRSEGAVRDPGTGAWTSGNFRTAANRLDAVAGMGFDVIYMPPIHPIGVQHRKGPNNTLIAGPNDPGSPWAIGAKEGGHDAIHPDLGTFEDFDAFVARANELNLEVALDLALQAAPDHPWVTEHPEWFTTRVDGSIAYAENPPKKYQDIYPLNFDNDPEGLSKEILRIVRLWVSHGVKIFRVDNPHTKPVWFWEWLIAEVNKKDPDVVFLAEAFTGPAMMHALGRAGFQQSYTYFTWRNTKKELEEYFHHVSHESAAFFRPNFFVNTPDILTEYLQYGGPAAFKIRAALAATASPLWGVYAGYELYEHVARPGAEEYIDNEKFEYKARDWEAANASGRTLAPYLTRLNEIRRAHPALGDLQNLTLHQCTDDATVVYSKHKTLPDGTRDTIIVVVNVDPHSAREGMVSLDLAALGLDPADLTHNGGFWVDDLISGESWEWGEYNYVRLDAHVEPAHILSIRR; from the coding sequence GTGACGACTAACACGCGAACCAGTGCCCCAGCAAAGCAAACGCCGAAAGTTTCGATCACGGAAGGCCTTCGGTTTGGCCGTTTCCCAATCACGGACGTTCAGCCTGTTGTCGAAGGGGGGAAGTTCCCGGCCAAGGCGCTGCCCGGCGAAGGAATCGTGGTCAGCGCCAGGTCCTTCCGCGAGGGCCACGACCAGCTGGGCGTCAGCGCGGTCCTGCTTGACCCGAAGGGCAACGAGCGCCAGCGGACCCGTCTGCAGCCGCCGTCGGGTGACCGCGGTAAGGGAACCGACCTGTGGGAAGGGCTGCTCACCCCTGATTCCACCGGTAACTGGTCCTTCGTCATCGAGGCCTGGCACGACCGCTACGGCACCTGGCACCACAACGCCGAGGTCAAGGTGGACGCCGGCATCGACGTAGAGCTAATGCTTGCGGAGGGCGCCGCACTGCTCTCGCAGGCCGCCGAGGAACCCGCCCGGAACGAGGCGGACCGCCAGACGCTGCGCTCCGCGGCCACCATCCTCTCGGACGGCTCCCTGTCATCCGAGGACCGCCTGGCGGCCGGCTTCAGCCGCGACGTCGCCGCCGTCGTCGACCGCGAGCCGATCCGTGAGCTCGTCACCGTCTCCGAACCGTTCCCCCTGCTGGTTGAGCGGGACCGCGCCGGCCGCGGATCCTGGTACGAGTTCTTCCCGCGCTCCGAGGGCGCAGTGCGCGACCCCGGCACCGGCGCCTGGACCTCCGGCAACTTCCGGACCGCCGCCAACCGGCTGGACGCCGTTGCCGGCATGGGCTTCGACGTCATCTACATGCCGCCGATCCACCCCATCGGCGTCCAGCACCGCAAGGGTCCCAACAACACCCTGATAGCCGGCCCGAACGATCCCGGTTCACCGTGGGCCATCGGCGCCAAGGAGGGCGGGCACGACGCCATCCACCCGGACCTCGGAACCTTCGAGGACTTCGACGCCTTCGTGGCCCGGGCTAATGAGCTCAACCTCGAAGTGGCGCTCGACCTGGCGCTCCAGGCAGCCCCGGACCACCCCTGGGTCACCGAGCACCCGGAATGGTTTACCACCCGCGTGGACGGCAGCATCGCGTACGCCGAGAACCCGCCGAAGAAGTACCAGGACATCTACCCGCTCAACTTCGACAACGACCCCGAGGGCCTGTCCAAGGAGATCCTGCGCATCGTCCGGCTGTGGGTCAGCCACGGCGTGAAGATCTTCCGCGTGGACAACCCGCACACCAAGCCGGTGTGGTTCTGGGAGTGGCTCATCGCCGAGGTGAACAAGAAGGACCCCGACGTCGTCTTCCTCGCCGAGGCCTTCACCGGCCCCGCCATGATGCACGCGCTGGGCAGGGCCGGCTTCCAGCAGTCCTACACCTACTTCACGTGGCGCAACACCAAGAAGGAGCTGGAGGAGTACTTCCACCACGTCAGCCACGAGTCGGCGGCCTTCTTCCGGCCCAACTTCTTCGTCAACACCCCGGACATCCTCACCGAGTACCTGCAGTACGGCGGGCCGGCCGCGTTCAAGATCCGCGCGGCCCTGGCGGCAACAGCCAGCCCGCTCTGGGGCGTGTACGCAGGCTACGAACTGTACGAGCACGTGGCCCGGCCCGGCGCCGAGGAGTACATCGACAACGAGAAGTTCGAGTACAAGGCCCGCGACTGGGAGGCCGCCAACGCCTCCGGCCGCACCCTCGCCCCGTACCTCACCAGGCTGAACGAAATCCGCAGGGCCCACCCGGCACTGGGGGACCTGCAGAACCTCACCCTGCACCAGTGCACGGATGACGCCACCGTCGTCTACTCCAAGCACAAGACGCTGCCGGACGGCACGAGGGACACCATCATCGTGGTGGTCAACGTGGACCCGCACAGTGCGCGGGAAGGCATGGTGTCCTTGGACCTGGCTGCGCTGGGCCTCGACCCGGCCGACCTCACCCACAACGGCGGGTTCTGGGTGGATGACCTCATCTCCGGCGAGTCGTGGGAATGGGGGGAGTACAACTACGTGAGGCTGGATGCACATGTTGAACCTGCACACATCCTGAGCATCCGGAGGTAG
- a CDS encoding ribonuclease domain-containing protein — protein sequence MRRRWTVGTLLLGLAVAALAVFNLFIGPGGAPPGPGPQGTTTAAPGFSTSAPAAAATPAPAAAPPSSSVGQTTGVPNAPGLPTIPESQLPAEGRRTLILIRRGGPYPYTRDGVTFGNFERILPRKASGYYREYTVPTPGESGRGARRIVAGQAGDKYYTADHYASFKFIAEGK from the coding sequence ATGCGCAGGCGTTGGACTGTCGGAACGCTGCTGCTGGGGCTCGCCGTCGCTGCCCTCGCGGTCTTCAACCTTTTCATTGGACCGGGCGGCGCGCCGCCCGGTCCGGGACCACAGGGAACGACGACGGCGGCACCCGGCTTTTCGACGTCGGCACCCGCAGCAGCCGCGACGCCGGCACCTGCCGCCGCGCCGCCGTCGTCGTCCGTCGGCCAAACCACCGGCGTGCCGAACGCGCCCGGCCTCCCCACGATCCCGGAGTCCCAGCTGCCGGCCGAAGGCCGGCGCACCCTGATCCTGATCCGGCGGGGCGGACCCTACCCGTACACCCGCGACGGCGTGACGTTCGGCAACTTCGAACGCATCCTGCCGCGCAAGGCCAGCGGTTATTACAGGGAGTACACGGTGCCCACGCCCGGCGAGTCCGGCAGGGGAGCCCGCAGGATCGTGGCAGGACAGGCCGGCGACAAGTACTACACCGCCGACCACTACGCATCGTTCAAGTTCATAGCAGAAGGCAAATAG
- the treS gene encoding maltose alpha-D-glucosyltransferase has protein sequence MTFSPQSPFQHFTPKSTFELSAPGLQHDPLWYRKAVFYEVLVRGFADANGDGSGDFHGLIEKLDYLQWLGVDCLWLPPFFQSPLRDGGYDISDYNSVLDEFGTISDFKRLVAEAHARGVRVIIDLPLNHTSDQHPWFQESRKDPDGPFGDFYVWSDTDEKYQDARIIFVDTEESNWSFDPIRRQFFWHRFFSHQPDLNFENPKVIDAVFDVVRFWLDQGIDGFRADAIPYLFEEEGTNCENLPATHEFLRQLRKMVDESYPGRVIIAEANQPPNEVVEYFGTAEEPECHMAFHFPIMPRLYYALRDQKAAPIIETMHDTPDIPEGAQWGTFLRNHDELTLEMVTADERAAMLGWYAPDPRMRANIGIRRRLAPLLDNSRAEIELINALLLSLPGSPFLYYGDEIGMGDNIWLEDRDAVRTPMQWNPDRNAGFSNADPGKLYLPVIQSLVYNYAMANVEAEAAHSGSLLRWTRQILSVRKNHPAFGLGAFKHVEADHEVVLAYLRELPEGNAAGEPAESILCVFNLSQHPVSSTLRLPDFSGRGLRDVFGGQPFPGIGEDGHLTLTLGSHDFFWLRLRSATSNPAAPFTQAMPILSIEG, from the coding sequence GTGACCTTCAGTCCGCAGAGCCCCTTCCAGCACTTCACCCCCAAGAGCACGTTCGAGCTCAGTGCGCCCGGGTTGCAGCATGATCCGCTGTGGTACCGGAAAGCGGTGTTTTATGAAGTGCTGGTCCGGGGCTTTGCGGACGCCAACGGTGACGGCTCGGGCGACTTCCACGGGCTGATCGAGAAGCTCGACTACCTGCAGTGGCTGGGGGTGGACTGCCTGTGGCTGCCGCCGTTCTTCCAGTCACCCCTCCGGGACGGCGGGTATGACATCTCGGATTACAACTCCGTCCTGGACGAGTTCGGGACCATCAGCGACTTCAAGCGGCTGGTGGCCGAGGCGCATGCCCGCGGCGTCCGGGTCATCATCGACCTCCCGCTGAACCACACATCGGACCAGCACCCCTGGTTCCAGGAGTCCCGGAAGGACCCGGACGGCCCCTTCGGCGACTTCTATGTGTGGAGTGACACGGACGAGAAATACCAGGACGCGCGCATCATCTTCGTGGATACGGAGGAATCCAACTGGTCCTTCGATCCGATCCGGCGGCAGTTCTTCTGGCACCGGTTCTTCAGCCACCAGCCTGACCTGAACTTCGAGAACCCCAAGGTCATCGATGCCGTATTCGACGTCGTGCGGTTCTGGCTCGACCAGGGGATCGACGGGTTCCGGGCGGACGCCATCCCGTACCTCTTCGAGGAGGAGGGGACCAACTGCGAAAATCTCCCGGCGACGCACGAATTCCTGCGCCAGCTGCGGAAGATGGTCGATGAAAGCTACCCGGGCCGGGTGATCATCGCCGAGGCCAACCAGCCCCCCAACGAGGTGGTGGAGTACTTCGGCACCGCGGAGGAACCGGAATGCCACATGGCCTTCCACTTCCCGATCATGCCGCGGCTGTACTACGCGCTGCGTGACCAGAAGGCCGCGCCGATCATCGAGACCATGCACGATACGCCGGACATTCCGGAAGGTGCGCAGTGGGGCACGTTCCTGCGCAACCACGACGAGCTGACGCTGGAGATGGTCACCGCCGATGAGCGGGCGGCCATGCTCGGCTGGTACGCGCCGGACCCGCGCATGCGGGCCAACATCGGCATCCGGCGCAGGCTGGCCCCGCTGCTGGACAACTCCCGGGCGGAAATCGAGCTCATCAACGCCCTGCTGCTGTCCCTGCCGGGCAGCCCGTTCCTGTACTACGGTGACGAGATCGGCATGGGCGACAACATCTGGCTCGAAGACCGTGACGCCGTCCGCACCCCCATGCAGTGGAACCCCGACCGCAACGCCGGCTTCTCCAACGCCGACCCCGGCAAGCTGTACCTCCCGGTGATCCAGTCGCTGGTCTACAACTACGCCATGGCCAATGTTGAGGCCGAGGCCGCACACTCCGGATCGCTGCTGCGGTGGACCCGGCAGATCCTCAGTGTGCGGAAAAACCACCCGGCGTTCGGGCTCGGGGCGTTCAAGCATGTGGAGGCCGACCACGAAGTGGTGCTGGCGTATCTCCGCGAACTGCCGGAAGGCAACGCAGCGGGCGAACCGGCCGAATCCATCCTCTGCGTCTTCAACCTTTCCCAACACCCGGTGTCCTCCACCCTGAGGCTTCCGGACTTCTCGGGCCGGGGCCTGCGGGACGTCTTCGGCGGCCAGCCCTTTCCCGGCATCGGCGAGGACGGACATCTGACGCTGACGCTCGGCAGCCACGACTTCTTCTGGCTGCGACTGCGGTCCGCCACCTCCAACCCCGCCGCACCCTTTACCCAAGCGATGCCGATACTGTCGATTGAGGGATGA
- a CDS encoding carbon-nitrogen hydrolase family protein has protein sequence MKIALAQIITGRDVDGNLTVVEEYARRAKDGGAGIVVFPEATMRAFGNSLLDIAEPLDGPWASRVRAIAGELGIVIVAGMFTPGSSGSDGQTKVRNTLLVTGPGVDASYDKVHLFDAFGFLESDTVDAGTGPVTFEVGGLTFGLATCYDIRFPALFTANADRGAVANIVCASWGSGPGKVDQWQLLARARAVDTTTYVLACGQGDPATQGIEPRGAAPTGVGHSAVVSPFGEVLQELDGAPGLIFADLDPALVKEARTKLPVLANRREF, from the coding sequence GTGAAGATTGCATTGGCCCAGATCATCACCGGCAGGGACGTGGACGGAAACCTCACCGTGGTCGAAGAATACGCCCGCCGTGCCAAGGACGGCGGCGCCGGAATCGTGGTTTTCCCCGAGGCCACCATGCGCGCGTTCGGCAATTCCCTGCTGGACATCGCCGAGCCTTTGGACGGCCCCTGGGCCAGCCGTGTCCGCGCGATTGCCGGGGAGTTGGGGATTGTGATTGTTGCCGGAATGTTCACCCCGGGTTCATCGGGCTCCGACGGGCAGACGAAGGTCCGCAACACGCTGCTCGTGACCGGGCCGGGCGTGGACGCCAGCTACGACAAGGTTCACCTGTTCGACGCCTTCGGGTTCCTGGAGTCCGACACTGTCGACGCCGGGACCGGGCCCGTAACGTTCGAAGTCGGCGGCCTCACCTTCGGCCTGGCCACCTGCTACGATATCCGATTCCCGGCCCTCTTCACGGCCAACGCCGACCGCGGGGCCGTCGCCAACATCGTCTGTGCTTCCTGGGGTTCCGGCCCCGGCAAGGTGGACCAGTGGCAGCTGCTGGCCAGGGCCCGCGCGGTGGACACCACCACCTACGTTCTCGCCTGCGGCCAGGGCGACCCCGCGACCCAGGGCATCGAGCCCCGCGGCGCAGCGCCCACGGGCGTCGGGCACAGTGCCGTCGTCTCACCTTTCGGCGAGGTGCTCCAGGAGCTCGACGGCGCCCCCGGCCTGATCTTCGCCGACCTTGATCCGGCCCTGGTCAAGGAAGCCCGCACCAAACTCCCGGTTCTGGCCAACCGCCGCGAGTTCTAG
- the glgX gene encoding glycogen debranching protein GlgX yields MVMPLLDTALTVDDSQAFPLGVSEARQGPGGASGDRANVAVYAPGIAMLEVAYQAPGQNWRMQTLSNLTNGVHHGVVDGLPVGSRYGFLAAPSGEAAPKGDEVLPLAVPTVDFDDGSRQPLLLDPYGRAVDERDGFLTSVRMSSDFDWAGDRKPNTPWRNTIVYEAHVRGQSMLHPDIPEALRGTYAGMAHPAMIEHLTGVGITALQLLPVHFHLDEPHLQNLGLTNYWGYNTAAFFAPHPAYATKSAQEAGPQAVQDEFKGMVKLLHAAGIEVILDVVYNHTAEGGPDGTTLSFRGLGEQKYYRTDGHGKYIDTTGCGNTLNFGEPRVVQMVLDSLRYWVDEFHIDGFRFDLAVTLCRNAANEFDPHHPFLVAVAADPSLSRVKLIAEPWDVGYGGWQTGRFPGGWVDWNDHYRDAVRSFWLADRAALDNGGQGGSVARLADALSGSASLFEPSGRSRLASLNFVTAHDGFTMTDLVSYDRKHNEANGEQNRDGHGDNRSYNHGFEGRTEDEGILTRRAQSKRNLMASLMISLGVPMITAGDELGRTQQGNNNAYCQDNPLTWIDWTSTPESHAMLRTTKRVIRLRREFLTAQPHDYPVRDARSYLYWYDRTGQPMSMERWNDNGNRVVQLLLGSDDGHVAGLIVVNGGPEDVEVTLPQVTNDDGTGKRLFDLRLTTSELHDRRQGALVESGEPDEVQAYTINIYRT; encoded by the coding sequence ATGGTAATGCCCCTTTTAGACACAGCCCTGACGGTGGACGACTCCCAGGCCTTTCCCCTCGGGGTCAGCGAAGCGCGCCAAGGCCCGGGCGGTGCATCAGGCGACCGTGCGAACGTCGCCGTTTATGCTCCCGGCATCGCGATGCTCGAGGTGGCCTATCAGGCCCCCGGACAGAACTGGCGGATGCAGACCCTGTCCAACCTCACGAACGGTGTCCACCACGGCGTGGTGGACGGGTTACCCGTGGGATCCCGGTACGGCTTCCTTGCAGCCCCCAGCGGCGAAGCGGCCCCCAAGGGCGATGAGGTGCTGCCGCTTGCGGTTCCCACCGTTGATTTCGACGACGGCAGCCGGCAACCGCTGCTGCTGGACCCCTACGGCCGGGCCGTCGATGAACGCGACGGGTTCCTGACCAGCGTCCGGATGTCTTCCGACTTTGACTGGGCCGGGGACCGGAAGCCGAATACCCCGTGGCGCAACACCATCGTCTACGAGGCACACGTCCGTGGGCAGAGCATGCTGCACCCCGACATCCCGGAGGCGCTGCGCGGCACCTACGCCGGCATGGCCCATCCCGCGATGATCGAGCACCTCACCGGAGTGGGCATTACGGCCCTGCAGCTGCTGCCGGTGCATTTCCATCTGGACGAGCCCCATCTCCAGAACCTCGGCCTCACCAACTACTGGGGTTACAACACCGCGGCGTTCTTTGCCCCGCACCCCGCGTACGCCACCAAGTCCGCCCAGGAAGCGGGGCCGCAGGCCGTCCAGGACGAATTCAAGGGCATGGTCAAGCTACTGCACGCGGCCGGCATCGAGGTCATCCTCGACGTCGTCTACAACCACACGGCCGAAGGCGGCCCGGACGGCACCACCCTGAGCTTCCGGGGGCTGGGCGAGCAGAAGTACTACCGCACCGACGGCCACGGAAAATACATCGACACCACAGGCTGCGGCAACACACTCAACTTCGGCGAACCCCGAGTTGTCCAGATGGTGCTGGACTCACTGCGGTACTGGGTGGACGAGTTCCACATCGACGGTTTCCGGTTCGACCTGGCCGTCACGCTCTGCCGGAACGCAGCCAACGAGTTCGATCCCCACCACCCCTTCCTCGTGGCGGTCGCCGCCGACCCCTCGCTTTCCCGCGTCAAGCTGATCGCCGAACCGTGGGACGTGGGCTACGGCGGCTGGCAGACCGGCCGTTTCCCCGGCGGCTGGGTGGACTGGAACGATCACTACCGCGACGCCGTGCGCTCCTTCTGGCTGGCCGACCGGGCCGCCCTCGACAACGGCGGCCAGGGCGGGTCCGTGGCCCGGCTTGCCGATGCCCTGTCCGGCTCGGCGAGCCTCTTCGAACCGTCGGGCCGCTCACGGCTGGCGTCGCTGAACTTCGTCACCGCCCACGACGGCTTCACCATGACCGACCTCGTCTCCTACGACCGCAAGCACAACGAGGCGAACGGCGAACAGAACCGGGACGGGCACGGCGACAACCGCAGCTACAACCACGGCTTTGAAGGACGCACCGAGGACGAGGGCATCCTGACGCGCCGCGCCCAGAGCAAGCGCAACCTCATGGCCTCGCTCATGATTTCCCTTGGCGTCCCCATGATTACGGCAGGGGACGAGCTCGGCCGCACCCAGCAGGGCAACAACAACGCATACTGCCAGGACAACCCGCTCACGTGGATCGACTGGACCAGCACGCCGGAATCCCATGCCATGCTGCGGACCACCAAGCGTGTCATCCGGCTCCGCCGGGAGTTCCTGACGGCCCAGCCGCACGACTACCCCGTCCGCGACGCGCGCTCATACCTGTACTGGTACGACCGGACCGGCCAGCCCATGTCCATGGAGCGCTGGAACGACAACGGGAACCGGGTGGTCCAGCTGCTGCTCGGCTCCGACGACGGGCACGTGGCCGGGCTCATCGTGGTCAACGGCGGACCTGAGGACGTCGAGGTCACCCTGCCGCAGGTCACCAACGACGACGGCACCGGCAAGCGGCTGTTCGACCTCCGCCTCACCACGTCCGAGCTCCACGACCGGCGGCAGGGCGCCCTGGTCGAGTCCGGCGAGCCTGACGAGGTGCAGGCCTACACCATCAACATCTACCGCACATAA
- the glgP gene encoding alpha-glucan family phosphorylase encodes MKAIRRFTVRTVLPEPIRPLARLATNLRWSWHRPTRELFESLNPRVWAQCGNDPVSFLGLVGREEMHRLATDQDVVARVQAAAADLDRYLTEPRWYQGLGSDAPASIAYFSPEFGITEVLPQYSGGLGILAGDHLKAASDLGVPLIGVGLLYQAGYFKQSLSRDAWQQETYPVIDPDGLPLTLLREPAADGNGKPLEISLPLPNGRHLAAHIWRADVGRVPLLLLDSNVPGNDDAARSITDRLYGGGGDHRLQQELLLGMGGVKALRAYQKLTGTPAPEVFHTNEGHAGFLGIERIQELMAGEQALTFDEALAAGRSSTVFTTHTPVPAGIDRFEAAQIQHFFEAGLAPDVPTSRILDLGRENFHEGNPFVFNMAVMGLRLAQRANGVAKLHGEVSRGMFSALWPGFDHSEVPITSVTNGVHVPTWVDPRISKLARERFGPDTELTGRWDLAYNVSDAEVWALRREMRVSLVEDVRRRLRAAWKKRGAADAELAWTDSVLDPDVLTIGFARRVPTYKRLTLMLRDSERLKALLLHKEHPIQLVIAGKSHPADDAGKKMIQDLVRFTDDPAVRHRIVFLPNYDIAMARTLFPGCDVWLNNPLRPLEACGTSGMKAAINGSLNLSVLDGWWDEMYDGENGWAIPTANNGASADERDDIEAAALYELLETQVAPRFYGNTVSEAAGAAGPSESGHEKIPTHWVSMIKHTLAHLGPAVSAERMLQDYVNVLYRPAAVSGREAVAGSYAQAKALAAWVAKVRAAWPQLHVEHVDSLGVSEDPQIGDTLQVHAYVGLHNLSPQDVSVEVAYGQAAESDELANVTMVELEAKEELGNGRYLFAGSIVIDRSGSFGYTVRVLPTHEALASKAELGLIVNA; translated from the coding sequence GTGAAGGCAATCCGCAGATTTACAGTCCGTACCGTTCTCCCCGAGCCGATCCGGCCGCTGGCCCGGTTGGCGACCAACCTCCGCTGGTCCTGGCACCGGCCCACGCGGGAACTGTTCGAGAGCCTGAACCCGCGCGTCTGGGCCCAATGCGGCAATGACCCGGTCAGCTTCCTGGGCCTGGTGGGCCGCGAGGAGATGCACCGGCTCGCCACGGACCAGGATGTGGTGGCCAGGGTCCAGGCGGCAGCCGCGGACCTGGACCGGTACCTCACCGAGCCCCGCTGGTACCAGGGCCTGGGCAGCGACGCCCCCGCCTCCATTGCCTACTTCTCGCCCGAATTCGGCATCACCGAAGTCCTGCCGCAATACTCCGGCGGTCTCGGCATCCTCGCCGGCGACCACCTGAAGGCCGCCTCCGACCTGGGCGTGCCGCTGATCGGCGTCGGCCTGCTCTACCAGGCGGGCTACTTCAAGCAGTCGCTCTCCCGGGACGCCTGGCAGCAGGAGACCTACCCGGTCATCGACCCCGACGGCCTGCCCCTGACCCTGCTGCGGGAACCTGCCGCGGACGGCAACGGCAAACCGCTGGAAATCTCGCTCCCGCTGCCCAACGGGCGGCACCTTGCGGCCCACATCTGGCGTGCCGACGTCGGACGCGTCCCCCTCCTGCTCCTGGACTCCAACGTCCCCGGAAACGACGACGCCGCCCGCAGCATCACCGACCGACTGTACGGCGGCGGCGGCGACCACCGGCTGCAGCAGGAACTGCTGCTGGGCATGGGCGGGGTCAAGGCGCTGCGCGCCTACCAGAAGCTCACCGGCACTCCGGCGCCGGAGGTGTTCCACACGAACGAGGGCCACGCCGGCTTCCTCGGCATCGAACGCATCCAGGAGCTGATGGCCGGCGAGCAGGCGCTCACCTTCGACGAGGCCCTTGCCGCCGGACGCTCGTCCACCGTGTTCACCACCCACACGCCCGTTCCGGCCGGCATCGACCGCTTCGAAGCCGCGCAGATCCAGCACTTCTTCGAAGCCGGGCTGGCACCGGACGTTCCCACCTCGCGGATCCTCGACCTGGGCCGCGAGAACTTCCACGAAGGCAACCCCTTTGTCTTCAACATGGCCGTCATGGGACTGCGCCTCGCGCAGCGCGCCAACGGCGTGGCCAAGCTGCACGGCGAAGTCTCGCGGGGCATGTTCTCGGCGCTGTGGCCGGGATTTGACCACTCCGAGGTGCCCATCACCTCCGTCACCAACGGCGTGCACGTGCCCACCTGGGTGGATCCGCGCATCTCCAAGCTGGCACGGGAGCGGTTCGGCCCCGATACCGAGCTCACGGGGCGCTGGGACCTCGCTTACAACGTCTCCGACGCCGAGGTGTGGGCTCTCCGGCGCGAGATGCGGGTTTCACTGGTGGAGGACGTGCGGCGCCGGTTGCGGGCGGCGTGGAAGAAGCGCGGCGCCGCCGATGCCGAGCTGGCATGGACCGACTCGGTGCTGGACCCCGACGTCCTGACCATCGGGTTCGCCCGTCGCGTGCCCACCTACAAGCGGCTGACCCTCATGCTGCGGGACTCGGAGCGCCTGAAGGCGCTGCTGCTGCACAAGGAGCACCCCATCCAGCTGGTCATCGCCGGCAAGTCCCACCCCGCGGACGACGCCGGCAAGAAAATGATCCAGGACCTGGTCCGCTTCACCGACGATCCCGCCGTCCGGCACCGCATCGTCTTCCTGCCGAACTACGACATCGCCATGGCCCGGACGCTGTTCCCCGGCTGCGACGTCTGGCTGAACAACCCGCTGCGGCCGCTCGAGGCCTGCGGCACCTCTGGCATGAAGGCCGCGATCAACGGGTCCCTGAACCTGTCAGTCCTGGACGGCTGGTGGGATGAAATGTACGACGGCGAAAACGGCTGGGCGATCCCCACCGCCAACAACGGTGCTTCCGCCGACGAACGGGACGACATCGAGGCCGCGGCACTGTACGAGCTGCTCGAGACCCAGGTGGCGCCGCGGTTCTACGGCAACACCGTCTCCGAAGCGGCCGGTGCCGCCGGCCCGTCCGAGTCCGGCCACGAGAAGATCCCCACGCACTGGGTGTCCATGATCAAGCACACGCTGGCGCACCTCGGCCCGGCGGTCTCGGCCGAGCGGATGCTGCAGGACTACGTCAACGTCCTGTACCGGCCCGCCGCGGTTTCCGGACGCGAGGCTGTGGCCGGCTCCTACGCCCAGGCCAAGGCACTCGCGGCATGGGTCGCCAAAGTCCGCGCCGCCTGGCCGCAGCTGCACGTGGAGCACGTGGACTCGCTGGGCGTCTCGGAGGACCCGCAGATCGGCGACACCCTCCAGGTCCACGCCTACGTGGGACTGCACAACCTGTCTCCGCAGGACGTGTCAGTGGAGGTGGCGTACGGGCAGGCGGCCGAGAGCGACGAGCTGGCCAACGTGACGATGGTGGAACTGGAGGCCAAGGAGGAGCTCGGCAACGGCCGCTACCTCTTCGCCGGGTCCATCGTGATCGACCGCTCCGGGTCCTTCGGCTACACCGTGCGGGTGCTCCCCACGCACGAGGCCCTCGCATCGAAGGCCGAGCTGGGGCTGATCGTCAACGCGTAG
- a CDS encoding barstar family protein encodes MKIYSGDTWTLEELKDQVADAGRRSLLVPAADSRKSVLAAFGEALDFPEHYGVNLDALNDSLHDFADAISDDGAKPLTVIWQVPAAFRGDRSFGTICEILQDAESYAGKDLAVIAVLL; translated from the coding sequence ATGAAGATCTACTCCGGCGACACCTGGACCCTCGAGGAACTGAAGGACCAGGTTGCGGACGCCGGCCGCCGCAGCCTGCTGGTTCCGGCCGCCGATTCCAGGAAGTCCGTCCTCGCCGCCTTCGGCGAGGCCCTGGACTTTCCAGAGCACTACGGCGTGAACCTGGACGCGCTCAACGACTCACTTCACGACTTCGCCGACGCCATTTCCGACGACGGCGCCAAACCCCTGACCGTGATCTGGCAGGTCCCCGCAGCCTTCCGCGGCGACCGCTCCTTCGGCACCATCTGCGAGATCCTGCAGGACGCCGAAAGCTACGCAGGCAAGGACCTCGCAGTCATAGCCGTGCTGCTGTAG